The genomic interval TATCAAAGATACTGTCTGGGGAGAAACGACTATTCTGCTATTAAAAATATTCTAGAAGCCCGTGGCAGATTTGTCCAAAATGAATACCTGGATAAACTGGTCAAAAAAAAAGGAAAACTCTACCTACAAATCCTATCAACCATGGAGACAATACCCATTTTTGAAGGGGTAAGAGAATTTATCCAATCCCTCCAGACAAGAAATCTCCCTCTGGCAATAGTTAGTGGCGCCCTACGACAAGATATAGAATATGTCCTAGAAAAAACTAACCTGAAACAACACTTTCCTGTTGTAGTAGCCGGGGATGAAATCAAAGCCAGTAAACCCTCCCCAGAAGCCTATCTCTTGGCATTAACAAAATTAAATCAAATATCCCCCCTTTTAGATATAAAACCCCAACACTGTCTGGTAATCGAAGACACACTAGTAGGCATCGCTAGTGGCAAAAACGCCGGTATGACTGTGGTAGCCGTAGCCAACACCTACCCCCTCCACATACTCCA from Geminocystis sp. M7585_C2015_104 carries:
- a CDS encoding HAD family phosphatase — translated: MSIKAVLFDFNGIIIKDEEIHQQLIDELLLEENLQPSRPGEYQRYCLGRNDYSAIKNILEARGRFVQNEYLDKLVKKKGKLYLQILSTMETIPIFEGVREFIQSLQTRNLPLAIVSGALRQDIEYVLEKTNLKQHFPVVVAGDEIKASKPSPEAYLLALTKLNQISPLLDIKPQHCLVIEDTLVGIASGKNAGMTVVAVANTYPLHILQRHANWCVDRLSQIDLDWINQVLAKKTTESAIMEQQME